One Colius striatus isolate bColStr4 chromosome 7, bColStr4.1.hap1, whole genome shotgun sequence DNA segment encodes these proteins:
- the PSMA1 gene encoding proteasome subunit alpha type-1 encodes MFRNQYDNDVTVWSPQGRIHQIEYAMEAVKQGSATVGLKSKTHAVLVALKRAQSELAAHQKKILYVDNHIGISIAGLTADARLLCNFMRQECLDSRFVFDRPLPVSRLVSLIGSKTQIPTQRYGRRPYGVGLLIAGYDDMGPHIFQTCPSANYFDCKAMSIGARSQSARTYLERHMTEFTDCNLNELVKHGLRALRETLPAEQDLTTKNVSIGIVGKDMEFTIYDDDDVAPFLEGLEERPQRKPAPPADEPAEKAEEPMEH; translated from the exons GGCCGAATTCATCAAATAGAATATGCCATGGAAGCTGTGAAACAAGGCTCAGCTACTGTGGGGCTGAAGTCAAAAACACATGCTGTTCTGGTTGCTCTCAAG AGAGCACAGTCTGAGCTGGCAgctcatcagaaaaaaatcctgtacgTTGACAACCATATTGGTATCTCAATTGCTGGACTTACCGCTGATGCAAGACTCTTGTG CAATTTCATGCGTCAGGAGTGTCTGGATTCTAGATTTGTGTTTGATAGACCTCTTCCAGTTTCTCGTCTAGTGTCACTAATTGGAAGCA AAACCCAGATACCAACGCAGCGTTATGGCAGAAGACCATATGGTGTAGGACTGCTCATTGCAGGTTATGAT GATATGGGTCCTCACATCTTCCAGACTTGTCCCTCTGCAAACTATTTTGACTGCAAAGCAATGTCCATTGGTGCTCGTTCACAATCAGCACGAACTTACTTGGAGAGACACATGACTGAATTTACGGATT GTAATCTAAATGAGCTAGTTAAACATGGACTGCGTGCCCTGAGAGAGACTCTTCCTGCTGAACAGGATCTGACCACCAAG AATGTTTCCATTGGAATTGTTGGCAAAGACATGGAGTTTACCAtctatgatgatgatgatgtagCACCGTTCCTAGAAGGTCTTGAGGAGAGACCCCAGAGAAAG cCTGCTCCACCTGCTGATGAACCTGCAGAAAAGGCAGAGGAGCCCATGGAGCACTAG